AGCACTTTAATTCATTTTGAAATAAACACAGAGCCATTTTCATAATTAACATAGGCTGGTGCATCATTTCGTATTCACCAACAATCGACTATAAAGATTTCCTTATTTACAATTAACACCAACCACTCTAAAATAGATTTATAAAAGAATAAAATGTTTTAGTTTCAAGCGTATTTTAGTAATAAAGTAAATTTGGTTTGATATGATTAAGGAAGTGGTTACAACATGAAGATATTGATTACTGGTGGTGCTGGATTTATTGGTTCGCATGTGGCGGAACATTTTTTCAACCAACATGATGAAGTCTATGTTATGGATAATTTGAGTACGGGTTATCGGGAAAATATTCCTTTTATTGATGATGAACATTTCTTACATATAGATGTGAGAAACCATGAAGCAGTGGCGCATATGATACAAACACATCAATTCGATATTATTATCCATTTAGCAGCAGTCGTCAGCGTCGTAGAGACGATAGAAAATCCTGAAGCATCCAATGAGGTCAATATTTCAGCACTTGTTTATTTACTTGAATTGAGTCGAAAACACTTACCTACTCTTAAAAAATTTATCTTCGCGTCTTCAGCGGCGGTTTATGGTAACAATCCGACTTTACCTAAAAGTATCGCGAGTCATATTCAACCTGAATCTCCATATGCGATTCAAAAATATAGTGGTGAGCAATATGTAAAGTTGTATCATGACTTGTATCATTTACCGACGACGTCACTCCGATTTTTTAATGTTTACGGTCCAAAACAAGATCCTCAATCTCAATATTCAGGGGTACTCTCCATTATGAAACACTGTTTTGATCAAGATGAAACATTTACCTTCTTTGGCGATGGTGAACAAACAAGAGATTTTGTTTATGTTAAAGATATCGTTCAAGCTATTCAAATTGTGATTCAACAACATGCTT
Above is a genomic segment from Staphylococcus delphini containing:
- a CDS encoding NAD-dependent epimerase/dehydratase family protein, with amino-acid sequence MKILITGGAGFIGSHVAEHFFNQHDEVYVMDNLSTGYRENIPFIDDEHFLHIDVRNHEAVAHMIQTHQFDIIIHLAAVVSVVETIENPEASNEVNISALVYLLELSRKHLPTLKKFIFASSAAVYGNNPTLPKSIASHIQPESPYAIQKYSGEQYVKLYHDLYHLPTTSLRFFNVYGPKQDPQSQYSGVLSIMKHCFDQDETFTFFGDGEQTRDFVYVKDIVQAIQIVIQQHASHGAVYNVGTSHPTSLLSIYEVFKHLYQKEIPTQFADPREGDVKYSYADIEPLKQLGFSTQYSLKEGLKEYLNYEMHHPSS